One stretch of Bradyrhizobium canariense DNA includes these proteins:
- a CDS encoding sulfite exporter TauE/SafE family protein yields the protein MSDIAVYLVLSGAVFAGALVSGLSGFAFSAVAGAILLHVFPPIEAVPLMMACSITVQAANLFALRKSMQWKTSLVFIAGGLLGIPIAIYLLQNVDTAIFRLGFGTLVSLYAAYALLRPTAAYLRQMDSRSRNALVGFGGGLVGGLTAMPGALPAIWCDIHGLPKTQQRGLVQPYIGVMQLFALALMLSHHSLSLQVLIDFGISLPALAAGTAVGIVLFGRINESAFKRIILGLLLFSGLCLVI from the coding sequence ATGTCAGACATAGCGGTTTATTTGGTGCTGAGCGGGGCAGTTTTTGCCGGCGCGCTCGTTTCCGGCCTTTCCGGGTTTGCGTTCTCGGCGGTCGCCGGCGCTATCCTGCTGCACGTTTTTCCGCCGATAGAAGCTGTGCCATTGATGATGGCTTGCAGCATCACCGTACAAGCGGCCAATCTGTTTGCGCTACGCAAGAGCATGCAATGGAAAACCAGCCTCGTTTTCATCGCTGGTGGACTGTTAGGCATTCCGATCGCGATCTATCTCCTGCAGAATGTGGATACGGCGATTTTCAGGCTAGGTTTTGGAACGCTCGTATCGCTTTACGCGGCATATGCCTTGTTGCGGCCAACGGCTGCTTACTTGCGTCAGATGGACAGCCGAAGCAGGAACGCGCTGGTAGGGTTTGGTGGGGGGCTGGTCGGCGGGTTGACCGCGATGCCCGGCGCACTTCCTGCGATCTGGTGCGACATCCATGGTCTCCCGAAAACTCAGCAGCGCGGCCTGGTTCAACCCTACATCGGGGTCATGCAGCTTTTCGCGCTCGCTCTCATGCTTTCGCACCACAGCCTCTCGCTGCAGGTTTTGATCGACTTTGGCATTTCTCTGCCCGCCTTAGCTGCTGGAACGGCTGTAGGTATCGTCCTGTTCGGACGGATCAACGAATCGGCCTTCAAACGAATTATCCTGGGCTTGTTGCTGTTTTCGGGACTTTGCCTTGTGATCTAG